From Bradyrhizobium symbiodeficiens, the proteins below share one genomic window:
- a CDS encoding GlsB/YeaQ/YmgE family stress response membrane protein, whose translation MNMSGESLLVILFVGLVAGWLAGQIVRGTGFGLVGDIIIGILGAFVGSWLLPQLGVHLGSGTISAIVNATIGAVLLLLVVRLVRGGGGWGSNWRGSWGRRW comes from the coding sequence ATGAACATGTCCGGCGAAAGCCTTTTGGTTATCTTGTTTGTAGGTCTCGTCGCCGGCTGGTTGGCGGGCCAGATCGTCCGCGGGACCGGTTTTGGGCTCGTCGGTGATATCATCATCGGAATTCTCGGCGCGTTTGTCGGCAGCTGGTTGTTGCCTCAGCTCGGCGTGCATCTTGGCAGCGGCACCATCAGCGCGATCGTCAACGCCACCATAGGCGCAGTCCTGCTGCTCCTCGTCGTCCGGCTGGTCCGCGGTGGCGGTGGATGGGGAAGCAACTGGCGCGGGAGCTGGGGTCGGCGCTGGTGA
- a CDS encoding class I SAM-dependent methyltransferase: MAELRFDDGAAYEQMMGVWSRSVGVVFLDWLKPAQGLRWIDVGCGSGAFTELILARCAPSDVQGIDPSEGQLAFARTRAGARGAAFQTGDAMALPFPTASFDVAVMALVLVFVPDPSKGVAELARVVRPGGLVATYMWDMLGGGFPLDPILDEMRAMGLSPTRPGHMEVSTLAALQAFWSAAGLQQIATREITVQRTFADFNEFWNVETKAPSIAPVIAAMPAADVTALMQRVRARLPAATDGRITYNARAHAISGRKPG; this comes from the coding sequence ATGGCCGAGCTTCGCTTCGATGACGGTGCCGCCTATGAGCAAATGATGGGAGTCTGGAGCCGTTCGGTTGGCGTGGTCTTTCTCGACTGGCTCAAGCCGGCGCAAGGGCTGCGCTGGATCGATGTCGGCTGCGGCAGCGGCGCCTTCACCGAGCTCATCCTGGCACGCTGCGCGCCCAGCGACGTTCAGGGCATCGATCCCTCCGAGGGCCAGCTCGCCTTTGCCCGCACGCGTGCCGGCGCGCGCGGCGCTGCGTTTCAAACCGGCGACGCCATGGCGCTGCCGTTTCCGACGGCGAGTTTCGATGTCGCGGTGATGGCATTGGTTCTCGTGTTCGTGCCGGACCCATCGAAAGGTGTCGCGGAACTGGCGCGGGTCGTTCGCCCCGGCGGCCTGGTCGCGACCTACATGTGGGACATGCTGGGCGGCGGCTTTCCGCTCGATCCGATCCTCGACGAGATGCGCGCGATGGGGCTGTCGCCCACGCGTCCGGGGCATATGGAAGTGTCCACCCTTGCGGCGCTTCAGGCCTTTTGGAGCGCGGCCGGGTTGCAGCAGATCGCGACCCGCGAGATCACCGTGCAGCGGACCTTTGCCGATTTCAACGAGTTCTGGAACGTGGAGACGAAAGCCCCCTCCATCGCGCCGGTGATCGCAGCCATGCCGGCGGCCGACGTCACCGCGCTCATGCAGCGCGTGAGGGCGCGTCTCCCCGCTGCCACAGACGGCCGCATCACCTACAACGCCCGCGCGCACGCGATCAGCGGACGCAAGCCGGGCTGA
- a CDS encoding ParB N-terminal domain-containing protein, which produces MPKPESFPIETIFVPTKLKKTLKPETVAEIAESMLDIGQQTPISVRLDGDRLVLVEGLHRLEACKALGETTILGVLVPTELAQHKPLLAERPEVEAERIKMARLKQLRLEKEAAEASSAASRGNATQAPRAGSTKGLRDNPKASPVRMVKAKPKSLSDWITQQKGTGSRY; this is translated from the coding sequence ATGCCCAAACCGGAAAGCTTCCCGATCGAGACGATCTTCGTTCCCACGAAGCTGAAGAAGACCCTCAAGCCCGAAACCGTCGCGGAGATCGCGGAAAGCATGCTGGACATCGGACAACAGACCCCGATTTCCGTTCGACTCGACGGAGACCGCCTGGTTCTGGTCGAGGGACTGCATCGGTTGGAGGCCTGCAAGGCGCTTGGCGAGACGACCATTCTCGGCGTCCTGGTCCCGACCGAGCTTGCTCAACACAAGCCGCTGCTCGCCGAGCGACCCGAAGTCGAGGCAGAGCGCATCAAGATGGCGCGATTGAAACAGTTGCGCCTGGAAAAGGAAGCCGCGGAGGCATCGTCGGCGGCCTCGAGAGGCAACGCAACGCAAGCGCCGCGCGCAGGTTCGACGAAAGGCCTGCGCGACAATCCGAAGGCATCACCCGTCCGGATGGTGAAAGCGAAACCGAAATCATTGTCGGACTGGATCACGCAGCAGAAGGGCACCGGCAGCCGCTATTGA
- a CDS encoding DUF2312 domain-containing protein has protein sequence MSDITIPGGKIRSFVERIENLDSEMQELSEQKKEVFAEAKGDGFDVKILKEIIKLRKEDKNERDEREGLLDLYLRAMETASPEQAKAA, from the coding sequence ATGTCCGACATCACCATTCCCGGCGGCAAGATCCGTTCGTTCGTCGAGCGGATCGAGAACCTCGACAGCGAAATGCAGGAGTTGAGCGAACAGAAGAAGGAAGTCTTCGCGGAAGCCAAGGGCGACGGCTTCGACGTGAAGATTCTCAAGGAGATCATCAAGCTGCGAAAGGAAGACAAGAACGAGCGCGACGAGCGCGAAGGCCTGCTTGATCTTTACCTGCGCGCGATGGAGACGGCCTCGCCGGAGCAAGCGAAGGCGGCGTGA